Proteins co-encoded in one Bacillus paramycoides genomic window:
- a CDS encoding DUF58 domain-containing protein, with the protein MKRILRALYHFTKLLLIPLCLVLTFVYAMLQGGFVSWFLFYSVIPIGLYSLLLPFYALRNVEVKRRTNQDEYVAGEPFLSTITIKRKFPFPLLYLIIEDELPSQFTNCKETKMNKVILFPGLKRNISFQYAIDTLPRGEHSFSSVHVKTGDLFGMMEKEITFSVPDTFLVYPQYVDITYRQMENHFEQGALSANINLAKDSTISVGVRDYKPGDRFSWIDWKATARTNNIMTKEFEQQRSHNIMIFMDRTPSPLFESVVTFTASIVRSVLKQNSPASFVSVGKERTFFPLDNGDSQLHQIFCHLAKVQADSAFPLSRSVEMELRKIYEPVTIILVTSDLSPDIQKAADYAAIKNRKLMVFVVKEKANQLSHRELSILETLQKRKIFVNVVYGNQYTNVFFEVSK; encoded by the coding sequence ATGAAACGGATACTACGAGCACTCTATCATTTTACTAAGTTATTACTCATTCCTTTATGTCTAGTCCTAACATTTGTATACGCTATGCTTCAAGGAGGATTTGTAAGTTGGTTTTTGTTTTACAGTGTGATTCCTATTGGCCTTTATTCACTACTACTCCCCTTCTATGCTTTACGGAACGTCGAGGTAAAACGAAGAACAAATCAGGACGAATATGTAGCAGGAGAACCATTTTTAAGTACGATTACAATAAAAAGAAAATTTCCTTTTCCCTTGCTTTATTTAATTATAGAAGATGAACTACCATCACAATTTACAAATTGTAAAGAAACGAAAATGAATAAAGTAATACTCTTTCCAGGATTGAAACGAAATATTTCATTTCAATATGCAATTGACACACTCCCTAGAGGAGAGCACTCTTTTTCAAGCGTACATGTCAAAACTGGCGATCTATTCGGTATGATGGAGAAAGAAATAACTTTTTCAGTTCCAGATACATTTTTAGTCTATCCTCAGTATGTAGATATAACGTATCGACAAATGGAAAATCATTTCGAACAAGGAGCACTTTCAGCAAATATAAATTTAGCAAAAGACTCTACCATTTCTGTCGGTGTGAGAGACTATAAACCTGGTGACCGCTTTTCATGGATTGATTGGAAAGCAACTGCACGAACAAACAACATTATGACGAAAGAGTTTGAACAACAGCGTAGCCATAATATTATGATATTCATGGACAGAACCCCATCCCCTCTATTCGAATCAGTCGTCACATTTACTGCCTCTATTGTCAGATCTGTCTTGAAGCAAAATTCACCGGCGTCATTCGTATCTGTCGGAAAAGAACGAACTTTTTTCCCTTTAGACAATGGAGATAGTCAGTTGCATCAAATCTTTTGTCATTTAGCGAAAGTACAAGCGGACAGTGCATTCCCGCTCTCCCGAAGTGTAGAAATGGAATTAAGAAAAATTTATGAGCCCGTAACGATTATACTCGTAACAAGCGATCTTTCTCCCGATATTCAAAAGGCGGCTGACTATGCTGCTATAAAAAATAGAAAATTAATGGTGTTTGTCGTAAAAGAAAAAGCAAATCAACTATCACATCGAGAACTTAGTATTCTAGAAACTCTACAAAAGCGAAAAATATTTGTAAATGTGGTTTATGGAAACCAGTATACAAACGTATTTTTTGAGGTGAGCAAATGA
- a CDS encoding AAA family ATPase, whose product MHQLDSLHPIIEKIINNIEKLMVGKRKETLLALTALLAEGHVLLEDVPGVGKTMLVRALSKSIDADYKRIQFTPDLLPSDVTGVSIYNPKELQFEFKPGPIMGNFILADEINRTSPKTQSALLESMEEGNITIDGMTRPLPKPFFVMATQNPVEYEGTYPLPEAQLDRFLLKLRMGYPTPEEEFEILNRMEKTNPLSHLQAITTIEELLYLQQSVREVSMDKAIKHYIVKLVSQTRSYSSIQLGASPRGSIALMKASQAYAFIHGRNYVIPDDVKFLAPYVLAHRLILKMEAKFEGIIGEQVIAKIVARTTVPTQRKMNL is encoded by the coding sequence ATGCACCAGCTTGATTCATTACATCCCATTATAGAAAAAATAATTAACAATATTGAAAAGTTAATGGTCGGAAAGCGAAAAGAAACGCTCTTAGCTTTAACAGCTCTCTTAGCTGAAGGTCATGTACTATTAGAAGATGTTCCTGGCGTTGGGAAAACAATGTTAGTACGTGCACTTTCTAAATCAATTGATGCTGATTACAAGCGAATTCAATTTACACCTGATTTACTTCCATCAGATGTAACAGGTGTTTCTATTTATAATCCGAAAGAACTCCAATTTGAGTTCAAGCCTGGACCAATTATGGGGAATTTTATACTGGCTGATGAAATTAATCGTACATCTCCAAAAACACAGTCTGCCTTACTTGAAAGTATGGAAGAAGGCAATATTACAATAGATGGCATGACAAGACCGTTACCAAAACCGTTCTTTGTAATGGCTACACAAAATCCGGTCGAATATGAGGGAACATATCCTTTACCAGAAGCCCAGCTCGATCGTTTCTTGTTGAAACTAAGAATGGGATATCCTACACCAGAAGAAGAATTTGAAATTTTAAACCGGATGGAAAAAACGAATCCCCTCTCCCATTTACAAGCTATTACTACAATAGAAGAATTACTTTATTTACAACAAAGCGTACGGGAAGTAAGTATGGACAAAGCAATTAAGCATTACATTGTAAAGCTTGTTAGTCAGACTCGTTCTTATAGTTCTATACAGCTTGGTGCAAGTCCGCGTGGCTCGATTGCTTTAATGAAAGCTTCACAAGCTTATGCATTCATCCATGGCAGAAATTATGTTATTCCTGACGATGTTAAATTTTTAGCTCCTTACGTGTTGGCTCACAGACTCATTTTAAAAATGGAGGCAAAATTTGAAGGAATTATAGGAGAACAAGTTATCGCAAAAATCGTTGCGCGAACTACCGTACCGACTCAAAGGAAGATGAACCTTTGA
- a CDS encoding nitrate reductase subunit alpha — protein MKKKPSALMRRLKYFSPIDRYNDNHTQETYEDREWENVYRKRWQHDKVIRSTHGVNCTGSCSWNIYVKDGIVTWEGQELNYPTTGPDMPDFEPRGCPRGASFSWYIYSPLRVKYPYVRGVLWNMWQEELQNNESPLDAWKSIVENPEKARTYKQARGKGGFIRANWDEVLQLVSASLLYTVMKYGPDRNVGFSPIPAMSMLSHAAGSRFMQLMGGPMLSFYDWYADLPPASPQIWGDQTDVPESSDWYNSGYIMTWGSNVPMTRTPDAHFLAEVRYKGTKVVSVSPDFAESTKFADDWISVKQGTDGALAMAMGHVILQEFYVDNQVEYFTKYAKQYTDFPFFVTLKQKEDQFVADRFLNASDIGRETKLGEWKPVLWNENTNDFATPHGTMGSRWDNEKKWNLRLEDEETGEKIDPRLSLLGMEDSVETLQIPYFSDDGNKVLERTIPVKKVMTEEGEVFVTTVYDLTLANYGVNRGLGGQEPKDFNDDVPFTPAWQEKMTGVKRELIIQIAREFAQNAVDTNGRSMIIVGAGINHWFNSDTIYRAVLNLVLLVGAQGVNGGGWAHYVGQEKLRPAEGWQTIAMAKDWQGPPKLQNGTSFFYFVTDQWRYEDTPVGHLASPVEGNSRYQHHGDYNVLAARLGWLPSYPTFEKNGIELYKEAVAAGAKTQEEIGKYVAQKLKDKELKFAIEDPDNINNFPRNLFVWRANLISSSGKGHEYFLKHLLGTTNGLMNDDSDSLRPEEIKWHEEAPEGKLDLLINLDFRMAGTALYSDIVLPASTWYEKHDLSSTDMHPFVHPFNPAIGSPWEARSDWDIFTSLSKAVSDLAKKIDLEPMKEVVATPLLHDTPQELAQPLGKIKDWSKGECEPIPGKTMPQIHVVERDYKTIYDKMTALGPNAGKQPIGTKGISWSAEKEYEQLKSRLGVVRTDSIAKGCPDIKEAINAAEAVLTLSSTTNGHMAVKAWEALEKQTDLKLRDLAEEREEECFTFEQITAQPKTVITSPAFTGSEKGGRRYSPFTTNVERLIPWRTITGRQSFYLDHDMMKEFGETMATFKPILQHKPFRKSRPEVEGKEITLNYLTPHNKWSIHSMYFDSLPMLTLFRGGPTVWMNKEDAVEAGVVDNDWIECFNRNGVVVARAVVTHRIPRGMAFMHHAQDRHINVPGTKLTSNRGGTHNSPTRIHVKPTHMIGGYGQLSYGFNYYGPTGNQRDLNVVIRKLKEVDWLED, from the coding sequence ATGAAGAAGAAACCTTCAGCACTAATGAGACGTTTAAAATATTTTTCGCCAATAGATCGTTATAACGATAATCATACACAAGAAACATATGAAGATCGCGAATGGGAAAATGTGTACAGAAAGCGTTGGCAGCATGATAAAGTAATTCGTTCTACACACGGCGTGAACTGTACTGGTTCATGTAGTTGGAATATATATGTGAAAGATGGAATTGTAACTTGGGAAGGGCAAGAGCTTAATTATCCGACTACAGGTCCTGATATGCCTGATTTTGAACCGCGAGGATGTCCACGTGGAGCAAGTTTTTCTTGGTACATTTATAGCCCACTTCGTGTGAAATATCCGTATGTACGTGGTGTTCTTTGGAATATGTGGCAAGAAGAATTACAAAATAACGAGTCACCACTAGACGCTTGGAAAAGCATTGTGGAAAACCCTGAAAAGGCACGTACGTATAAGCAGGCGCGTGGTAAAGGGGGGTTCATTCGTGCGAATTGGGATGAAGTGTTACAACTCGTTTCAGCGTCTTTACTATACACAGTAATGAAATACGGTCCAGACCGAAATGTCGGTTTCTCACCAATTCCAGCAATGTCGATGTTAAGTCATGCAGCTGGTAGTCGCTTTATGCAACTTATGGGTGGACCGATGCTTAGCTTCTACGATTGGTACGCAGATTTACCACCAGCTTCTCCGCAAATTTGGGGCGATCAAACAGACGTGCCAGAAAGTAGTGATTGGTATAACTCTGGTTACATTATGACATGGGGTTCAAATGTACCGATGACGAGAACACCAGATGCACACTTTTTAGCAGAGGTTCGATATAAAGGAACGAAAGTCGTTTCTGTCAGTCCTGACTTCGCTGAATCTACAAAGTTTGCGGATGATTGGATTAGTGTGAAGCAAGGTACAGATGGTGCACTTGCGATGGCAATGGGGCATGTAATCTTACAAGAGTTTTACGTAGATAATCAAGTGGAATACTTCACAAAGTATGCGAAGCAATATACTGATTTTCCTTTCTTCGTCACATTGAAACAAAAAGAAGATCAATTCGTTGCGGATCGGTTCTTAAATGCTTCTGATATTGGGCGCGAAACGAAGTTAGGAGAATGGAAACCTGTACTTTGGAACGAGAATACGAATGATTTTGCAACACCTCACGGCACAATGGGGTCACGTTGGGATAACGAAAAGAAATGGAACTTACGTTTAGAAGATGAAGAAACAGGTGAAAAGATTGATCCCCGTCTTTCTTTACTTGGAATGGAAGATAGTGTTGAAACGTTACAAATTCCGTATTTCTCTGATGATGGAAACAAAGTATTAGAACGTACAATTCCAGTGAAAAAGGTTATGACAGAAGAGGGCGAAGTGTTCGTTACAACTGTATACGACTTAACGTTAGCAAATTACGGTGTGAACCGAGGACTTGGCGGACAAGAGCCGAAAGACTTTAATGATGACGTACCGTTTACACCTGCATGGCAAGAGAAAATGACAGGAGTAAAACGTGAGCTTATTATTCAAATCGCTCGTGAGTTCGCACAAAATGCTGTTGATACGAACGGTCGCTCAATGATTATTGTCGGAGCTGGTATTAACCATTGGTTTAACTCTGATACGATTTATCGGGCAGTTTTAAATCTTGTACTTCTCGTCGGAGCACAAGGTGTAAACGGCGGTGGCTGGGCGCATTACGTTGGTCAAGAAAAATTACGACCAGCGGAAGGATGGCAAACGATCGCGATGGCAAAAGATTGGCAAGGACCACCGAAATTACAAAATGGTACATCTTTCTTCTATTTCGTAACAGATCAATGGCGTTATGAAGATACACCAGTTGGTCATTTAGCGTCACCAGTAGAAGGCAACTCTCGTTATCAACATCACGGTGATTACAACGTATTAGCGGCACGACTTGGCTGGTTACCTTCGTATCCGACATTCGAGAAAAATGGGATTGAATTATATAAAGAAGCTGTTGCTGCTGGTGCAAAAACGCAAGAAGAAATCGGAAAATACGTTGCGCAAAAACTAAAAGATAAAGAACTGAAATTCGCAATTGAAGATCCAGATAACATAAATAACTTCCCGCGCAACTTATTCGTATGGCGTGCAAACTTAATTTCAAGTTCTGGTAAAGGACATGAATATTTCTTAAAACATTTGTTAGGTACAACGAACGGATTAATGAATGATGATAGTGATTCGTTGCGACCAGAAGAAATTAAATGGCATGAAGAAGCACCAGAAGGGAAGCTTGATTTACTTATTAATTTAGATTTCCGTATGGCTGGAACAGCGCTATATTCTGATATCGTCTTACCTGCTTCAACTTGGTACGAAAAGCATGATTTAAGTAGTACAGATATGCATCCATTTGTACATCCATTTAATCCGGCAATCGGTTCACCGTGGGAAGCGCGCTCTGACTGGGATATTTTCACTTCTCTTTCTAAAGCCGTGTCTGATTTAGCGAAGAAAATCGATCTTGAACCAATGAAAGAAGTTGTGGCAACACCACTTCTTCACGATACACCGCAAGAATTAGCGCAACCACTTGGCAAAATTAAAGACTGGAGTAAAGGTGAATGTGAACCAATTCCGGGTAAAACGATGCCACAAATTCATGTTGTCGAAAGAGATTATAAAACGATTTATGACAAAATGACTGCACTAGGACCAAATGCCGGAAAACAACCGATTGGTACGAAAGGGATTTCTTGGTCTGCGGAAAAGGAATATGAGCAATTAAAGAGCCGATTAGGAGTCGTTCGAACAGATTCTATCGCGAAAGGTTGCCCAGATATAAAAGAAGCAATCAATGCAGCTGAAGCGGTATTAACGCTTTCTTCTACAACAAACGGTCATATGGCTGTAAAAGCATGGGAAGCACTTGAAAAACAAACGGATTTAAAATTACGTGATTTAGCAGAAGAACGTGAAGAAGAATGCTTCACATTTGAACAAATTACAGCGCAGCCAAAAACAGTAATTACTTCTCCAGCCTTTACAGGTTCTGAAAAAGGTGGACGCCGTTACTCACCATTTACAACAAATGTAGAACGTCTCATCCCTTGGAGAACAATCACTGGACGACAATCTTTCTATTTAGATCATGACATGATGAAAGAATTTGGTGAAACGATGGCAACATTTAAACCAATTCTGCAACATAAACCGTTCCGTAAATCACGGCCTGAAGTAGAAGGAAAAGAGATTACATTGAACTATTTAACACCGCATAATAAGTGGTCCATTCATAGTATGTATTTCGATTCATTACCGATGTTAACGCTGTTTAGAGGTGGTCCAACCGTTTGGATGAATAAAGAGGATGCTGTTGAAGCAGGCGTTGTGGATAATGATTGGATCGAGTGCTTTAACCGTAACGGTGTTGTTGTAGCACGTGCTGTTGTAACGCATCGTATACCGAGAGGAATGGCGTTTATGCACCATGCGCAAGATCGTCATATAAACGTACCTGGTACGAAATTAACAAGTAACCGCGGGGGGACGCATAATAGCCCAACTCGAATTCACGTAAAACCGACACATATGATTGGTGGATATGGTCAATTAAGTTATGGATTTAACTATTATGGTCCGACGGGGAATCAGCGCGACTTAAACGTAGTAATTCGCAAACTGAAGGAGGTAGATTGGCTTGAAGATTAA
- the narH gene encoding nitrate reductase subunit beta, with the protein MKIKAQVGMVMNLDKCIGCHTCSVTCKNTWTNRPGAEYMYFNNVETKPGIGYPKQWEDQEKYKGGWELKNGEIQLKSGSKMKRLMNIFHNPDQPTIDDYFEPWNYDYETLTNSPQRKHQPVARPKSAITGEFIDKIEWGPNWEDDLAGGHITGLQDPNVKRMEEEIKTDFENVFMMYLPRICEHCMNPSCVSSCPSGAMYKRQEDGIVLVDQNACRAWRFCVSSCPYKKVYFNWQTNKAEKCTMCFPRIEAGMPTICSETCVGRIRYIGVMLYDADKVKEAASVENEKDLYESQLTVFLDPNDPEVAAEAKKQGIPEEWIKAAQQSPIYKMIIDWKIALPLHPEYRTMPMVWYIPPLSPIMNMVEGKGSNWQAEEIFPAIDNMRIPIQYLANLLTAGDESHIRLTLKKMAVMRTHMRALQINKEPNEAVLKELGLTKQDVEDMYRLLAIAKYKDRFVIPASHREQVADLYNEQGSCGLSFAGGPGSCMTIS; encoded by the coding sequence TTGAAGATTAAAGCGCAAGTCGGAATGGTAATGAACCTAGATAAATGCATCGGCTGTCATACTTGTAGCGTAACATGCAAAAACACCTGGACAAATCGTCCAGGTGCTGAATATATGTATTTCAATAACGTAGAAACGAAACCTGGTATTGGTTATCCGAAACAATGGGAAGATCAGGAGAAATATAAAGGCGGCTGGGAATTGAAAAATGGTGAAATTCAGCTGAAATCCGGTTCGAAAATGAAACGTCTTATGAATATTTTCCATAATCCAGATCAACCGACAATTGATGATTATTTTGAACCTTGGAACTATGATTATGAAACGTTAACAAATAGTCCACAGCGTAAGCATCAGCCAGTTGCTCGTCCGAAATCAGCAATTACAGGTGAATTTATCGATAAAATTGAATGGGGTCCAAACTGGGAAGATGATTTAGCTGGTGGACATATAACAGGATTACAAGATCCGAACGTAAAGAGAATGGAAGAAGAAATTAAAACTGATTTTGAAAATGTCTTTATGATGTATTTACCACGCATATGCGAACATTGTATGAATCCATCTTGTGTATCTTCTTGTCCGTCTGGAGCGATGTATAAACGTCAAGAAGATGGGATTGTTCTTGTCGATCAAAATGCATGTCGTGCATGGAGATTTTGCGTATCTTCTTGTCCATATAAAAAAGTGTATTTTAACTGGCAAACGAATAAAGCTGAAAAGTGCACAATGTGTTTCCCACGTATTGAAGCTGGTATGCCTACAATTTGTTCGGAAACATGTGTAGGACGTATTCGATATATTGGGGTAATGCTATATGACGCTGACAAAGTAAAAGAAGCGGCTTCTGTTGAAAATGAAAAAGATTTATATGAATCTCAGCTTACTGTTTTCTTAGATCCAAATGATCCAGAAGTAGCAGCTGAAGCGAAAAAACAAGGGATTCCTGAAGAATGGATTAAAGCGGCACAACAGTCACCAATCTATAAAATGATTATTGATTGGAAAATCGCTCTACCTCTTCACCCAGAGTATCGTACAATGCCAATGGTTTGGTATATCCCGCCGCTTAGCCCAATTATGAATATGGTGGAGGGAAAAGGTAGTAACTGGCAAGCAGAAGAGATTTTCCCTGCTATTGATAATATGCGTATTCCAATTCAATATTTAGCGAATTTACTCACTGCAGGAGATGAATCACATATTCGTCTTACATTGAAAAAAATGGCTGTTATGCGAACACATATGAGAGCACTTCAAATTAATAAAGAACCAAATGAAGCGGTATTAAAAGAACTCGGTTTAACGAAACAGGATGTAGAAGATATGTATCGTCTTCTTGCTATCGCGAAATATAAAGATCGCTTCGTCATTCCGGCATCTCACCGCGAACAAGTTGCAGATTTATATAACGAACAAGGAAGCTGTGGTTTATCCTTCGCAGGTGGCCCGGGCTCTTGTATGACAATTTCTTAA
- the narJ gene encoding nitrate reductase molybdenum cofactor assembly chaperone — MKQSLQTAFSCSSFLLSYPELGWREALADLQEEIEAIEQDDVKASLTTFIKQALDKTNDQLIDSYVYTFDFGKKTNMYLTYMNTGEQRERGIELLELKQHYKKSGFEVTDKELPDYLPLLLEFFANANEQDSEPIMSKYKENIQALHVQLKEADSMYEPILAAVLLAIDTWGVQTN; from the coding sequence ATGAAACAAAGTTTACAAACTGCTTTTTCGTGTTCGTCATTCCTTCTCTCCTACCCGGAACTCGGGTGGAGAGAAGCTTTAGCTGATTTACAAGAAGAGATTGAAGCGATTGAACAGGACGATGTTAAAGCTTCACTTACAACATTTATAAAACAAGCACTAGATAAAACGAACGATCAACTTATTGATAGTTACGTATATACATTTGATTTTGGTAAAAAGACGAATATGTATCTTACTTATATGAACACCGGTGAACAAAGAGAAAGAGGTATTGAATTACTAGAGTTAAAGCAGCATTATAAAAAATCTGGTTTTGAAGTAACAGATAAAGAACTACCTGATTATTTACCGTTATTATTAGAGTTTTTTGCAAATGCAAATGAGCAAGACAGTGAACCAATTATGAGTAAATACAAGGAAAACATACAAGCATTACACGTTCAATTAAAAGAAGCGGATAGTATGTATGAACCAATTCTTGCGGCTGTTTTACTCGCTATCGATACATGGGGTGTACAGACAAATTAG
- the narI gene encoding respiratory nitrate reductase subunit gamma, producing the protein MMDQFLWVLFPYIIFAIFIGGHIFRYNYDQFGWTSKSSELLEKKMLRIGSLLFHFGIMFVIGGHVMGILIPEAVYRSIGISEHTYHIMAISFGLPAGVASIIGLIILTYRRVTVKRIIATSTKGDYIALILLLIVMLAGLSSTFLNIDSKGFDYRTTIGPWFRSLFIFQPKVEYMTEVPVWFKIHIIAGMGLFAVWPFTRLVHVFSAPIKYVSRSYVIYRRRIPNELKK; encoded by the coding sequence ATGATGGATCAATTTCTATGGGTATTGTTTCCCTATATCATTTTTGCAATCTTTATCGGTGGACATATTTTCAGATACAACTATGATCAATTTGGATGGACATCAAAATCTAGTGAACTATTAGAAAAGAAAATGCTCCGAATCGGAAGTCTATTATTCCACTTTGGGATCATGTTCGTAATTGGCGGTCATGTTATGGGAATTTTAATTCCAGAAGCTGTATACCGTTCGATAGGTATTTCTGAGCATACGTATCACATAATGGCAATTAGTTTCGGGCTTCCGGCAGGTGTTGCTTCTATCATCGGTTTAATTATATTAACGTATCGCCGCGTAACAGTAAAACGTATCATTGCAACGAGTACGAAGGGAGATTATATTGCGCTTATATTATTACTTATCGTAATGCTAGCAGGACTTTCTTCAACATTTTTAAACATCGACTCAAAAGGGTTTGATTATCGTACAACGATCGGTCCTTGGTTCCGAAGTCTCTTTATTTTCCAACCGAAAGTTGAGTATATGACGGAAGTGCCAGTATGGTTTAAAATTCATATAATTGCAGGTATGGGGCTATTTGCAGTATGGCCATTTACAAGACTTGTACATGTTTTTAGCGCCCCAATTAAATACGTAAGTCGTAGTTATGTAATTTACAGAAGACGTATTCCAAATGAATTGAAAAAATAA
- a CDS encoding Crp/Fnr family transcriptional regulator, which produces MTNSMKLSQDLKELLASVEYKMQIKKGSFIFQEGMEATELYIIHSGKVQISKLSADGQELTLRICSEYDIIGELTLFTDNAKYLLNSKCLEDVEVGVIKREALEKALLQKPALVFEFMKWISEHLRRMQTKFRDLVLHGKKGALYSTLIRMTNSYGVLKENGILIDLPLTNQELANFCATSRESVNRMLNELKKQGTISIHKGKITIHDLQFLKCEIACEDCSASVCSID; this is translated from the coding sequence GTGACAAACAGTATGAAATTATCTCAAGATTTAAAGGAATTACTTGCATCTGTTGAATATAAAATGCAGATAAAAAAAGGTAGTTTTATTTTTCAAGAAGGTATGGAGGCAACCGAACTCTATATTATCCACTCAGGAAAAGTACAAATTAGTAAACTTAGTGCTGACGGACAAGAATTAACACTTCGAATTTGTTCGGAATATGACATTATTGGAGAATTAACGTTGTTCACGGATAATGCAAAATATTTATTAAACTCAAAATGTCTTGAAGATGTTGAAGTAGGTGTAATAAAGCGTGAAGCGTTAGAAAAAGCATTACTCCAAAAACCCGCTCTTGTATTTGAATTTATGAAATGGATTAGTGAACATTTAAGAAGAATGCAAACGAAGTTCCGAGATTTAGTGTTACACGGCAAAAAAGGTGCCTTATATTCTACTCTCATTCGAATGACAAATAGTTACGGTGTATTAAAAGAAAATGGCATTCTCATCGATTTACCGTTAACGAATCAAGAACTAGCTAATTTCTGTGCAACTTCACGCGAAAGTGTAAATCGAATGTTAAATGAATTAAAAAAACAAGGTACAATTTCGATTCATAAAGGAAAGATTACCATTCACGATTTACAATTTTTAAAATGTGAAATTGCTTGTGAAGATTGTTCTGCTTCTGTTTGTAGTATTGATTAG
- the moaA gene encoding GTP 3',8-cyclase MoaA, translating to MHEKMKDSLERPLQDLRISVIDRCNFRCTYCMPAEVFGPDYAFLQEEFLLSFDEIERLARLFISMGVEKIRLTGGEPLLRKDLSQLIARLTKLEGLKDIGLTTNGIHLAKQAKALKDAGLKRVNISLDAIEDHVFQKINGRNVSTKPVLKGIEAAKAAGLEVKVNTVVKKGMNDSQILHMARYFKEQEIQLRFIEFMDVGSTNGWNFEQVITKEQLIEKINRVYPIEPVAPRYFGEVAKLYRYVGSDAEVGFITSVSESFCSSCTRARISADGKFFTCLFGAKGTDLRTLLRENISDASLLKILQHTWRYRTDRYSDERTANSTNKRQKVEMSYIGG from the coding sequence ATGCACGAGAAAATGAAAGATTCTTTAGAACGGCCACTTCAAGATTTACGTATTTCAGTTATTGATCGTTGTAATTTCAGGTGCACATACTGTATGCCTGCTGAAGTGTTCGGACCTGATTACGCTTTTTTACAGGAAGAGTTTTTATTATCTTTTGATGAAATAGAGAGACTAGCTAGGTTATTTATAAGTATGGGAGTTGAAAAAATTAGGCTTACTGGCGGTGAACCGTTACTGCGTAAAGACTTATCTCAGTTAATAGCAAGGCTTACAAAACTAGAAGGCTTAAAAGACATTGGGCTCACAACAAACGGAATTCATTTAGCAAAACAAGCTAAGGCGCTAAAAGATGCTGGATTAAAGCGTGTAAATATTAGTTTAGATGCAATAGAGGATCACGTTTTTCAAAAAATTAACGGAAGAAATGTAAGCACAAAACCTGTACTGAAAGGAATAGAAGCAGCAAAGGCTGCTGGATTAGAAGTAAAGGTGAATACGGTCGTAAAAAAAGGAATGAATGATAGTCAAATTCTTCATATGGCTCGTTATTTTAAAGAACAAGAAATTCAGCTCCGTTTCATTGAGTTTATGGATGTGGGTAGTACGAACGGATGGAATTTTGAACAAGTGATTACGAAGGAACAATTAATAGAGAAGATTAATCGCGTATATCCGATTGAACCTGTTGCACCTCGTTATTTTGGAGAAGTTGCGAAATTGTATCGATATGTAGGGAGCGATGCAGAAGTTGGATTTATTACTTCAGTATCTGAGTCATTTTGTTCTTCTTGTACGAGAGCTCGTATTTCGGCAGACGGCAAGTTTTTCACGTGCCTATTTGGAGCGAAAGGAACGGATTTGAGAACGCTTCTTCGAGAAAATATTTCTGATGCATCACTATTAAAAATTTTACAACATACATGGCGATATAGAACAGATCGATATTCAGATGAAAGAACGGCGAATAGTACAAATAAACGTCAAAAAGTTGAAATGTCTTACATTGGCGGATAG